aaccccaggagatcagcagtttctgaaatacagtttctgaaatatatatatatatcggtccatttggctcaaaccaacacccatgccacagtgaaagaaagtcacattttgagatcacagtttttcctttactgatgtttgaagcgaacattaattgaagctcttaatttgtatctgcgtgatttgatgcattgtgctgctgtcaagggatcggctgattagagaactgcaggtggatgggtgttcctaataaagtggccggtgagtgacatatatatatatatatataaaacatgcatacatacacacattatgTAAAATAAATCTGAAGAATCTGgatatgtttttttaaataatttatgcaTGAAAGGGTTAAAGAATAATGTGTCAAGCTtatacatacaaaaaaaaaagtttcaccaAAGAAACTCCAATAAGCCCTAATTTTATGTTATTTTAACCTGAATTATAAAGTGAGTAACCGATGATAAGACAAGCTGTAGACATAGTAGATGATTTTATAGTGGAGTGATCAATGAATTGAAAGTCAGAAGTGAAAAGGGGGATTGATTTGATTGAAGTACATGAgatctgtttttttcccccttcagcaACAATTTGGTTTAATTGCATGGCATGGCAACACAGTGTTTGTCAGCCTTTCATCAGTCCTTTTATTCCAAACAAATATGAACGGAGTCTGAATAAAAACCACTAATGAAAAGCACTGATGACGAATCATATCAACCAGCTTTTCAAGGACAAAGTCACAACCCCTTTAAACACACGACCATATTTACACTTTAATAAAAGAATTCCCACATGGAGGCCAATGCAAATCCTCAGGGCAAGTGAAAATTAGGCTACCTTGCTGAGCAACTTTGGCTCGAAATATTATCATATGATATGACATGTCGTATAATCACTAGTGTAGCGGTAGAATGTTGGGAGCAAACGTACACATATGAGTCACATCATATGAGGTCTGGGTAAAGTGTCCTGGGATGATGGGTACCACTGGCCGAAACTGTTCATGTAGccgccggggtgtgtgtgtgcgcttttgCCCGCCATCGGCGCGTCCCACAGAGCTGGCAGCACAGGAGAACAGGGCGACTGCGCATGCATACGGGCAGCCTGCAGCTCTCCTTCAGGTCCGGTAGGACCGTGCTTCATGATCTTCTTATATTTGGAGCGCTTGTTCTGAAACCAGATTTTAACCTTCAAAAAAGAGAAAGGACGAAGAGTTAATAGAGTGTTGACAGCCTGTATTTAAGAGAGTTTACTTTTTTAATTAGGATCATTAGGAGAAGAATTCTTCGGATTGCACAACACAACACAAGGACACATAACCATAACTAGCAGTGTGTAATGTGTAGTTTCTGAAGGTGCTTGGTGTTTTTATAGGCCTATGGGGTTTTCAGGTAACCACCAGGTGACAAAAACCTGCCTCTTGTTTGTTTTAATTATGATGTAGAGACTAAAGTTTACACCCTTTCTTATTACTTGCTTACATAAGCCAAGATAATGTCATTCCCCATAGAACACGAAGTTAATTCTGCATAAGATTGTTCAATGAAAAGAATCCATTTTTTTTGGTCAATACGTATAGGCTGTACAatacaaaacaaaataataaacatCTCCATAGTTCGACAGAGTTCTAGATTACACATAGATTACAATCAATAAAAATCAATGATTTATTACTGGTCAGATCATCATTACAGCTGTTTAACATGAAAATAGTTTGCTGTAATCATTTTTTGAAAGAAATCTGCAAGGAAAAATAAGAACAATGCTTTGCAAGAAATCCTGAAAATACGCAGTACTATAGAGCAAAGACTCCTTAaatataatgaaattaaatgtgtctacatttacataaataaataaataaataaataaaacaaaggcagtattttgtgtgtgtgtgtgtgtgtgtgtgtgtgtgtgtgtgtgtgtgtaaagtgtctcaTGTACAGTcacatgctgctttctttactgacatacaaacttttttcttttcttttcctgtaacatttcattttgtgctggaaaactaacgtTTGGaatcgaaaatgtttttgtactgactcgataaagtgaaaatcaaataaaaatctataactacAAACAGGATGACTAAGACTTTGTAGAGTACTGTATGTTTTTGAGGTGATTAAAAAGCGACGTTTCAATAAGTGTATAAAAATACGTGGCGTACTCTATCTGAGCTCCTTTCGTCTAGCCGACTTCCATAATTTTCTTCTGCAGCATGAGTTGTAATAACCTGCGCGATATGAAATTAATTCGCTGTCATtttatgaaatatgaaagaaaaaaTAGCTGTAAGAGACTGTGAAATTGTGTGAAATCAACACATAACTTACCAAAATCCTGTATTTATCTGAGCAAAATTAAACTGTCGTTTGACCCGTTTGGGGAGAATAGGGTTAAAAATAGCCACTAAAAGAGCTACATGTTCAGCAATGTGATATATCAACTGTGTGTAACTGTCATCAGAAAATTACTATCAAACCAATGCATTTTATGAAAAAGGAGAAGATAGTCGCTGGTTTTAAGTCTGCTAATTAAAGCATAAATAGCTGTCACGCAGATTTAGCCAGTCTTTGGGGAGATGGACTGAACGACATTACACTCTCACAGACtttgaattttttattttattttttattattgttgttttttatgagAGCCGCGGTGCACGTGTCTAACAATAACGCTTGGTCTACAATTGTTAGCCAAATGATTCCCAGAAACCCAAAGGCATAATAAACATGCAGGCCAGATCTAATGCATGGCTGTTTTTCCACTGATTCACAGCCAGGGAATAATTTTGGTATGAATTTAATGTGGAGGAGAAAATTGTTCTACCACCCCTGAGTCAGCGCaacgagattttaatattcatctCAGTGTTTTATTTAGATGCATTTAACACGTTATGCACTACATTATAAAATCATTTTCAATTTTCCTCCCATGAAATGCTGAATAAGCCTTATAGACTCCAAATGTGCGTGCTTGCacgtgcaagtgtgtgtgtgggaaggggTGTCTCCCGACAACTGTTGGCTgtcccaaaagtttttttttttaatagctttTATGCAAAAACTCACTAACGGTCCCTGAAGTTAAGGTTTTGGTTAGATTTAAATGTAGGAATAGtattaattagcataattaattaacaattgtcaatggaaggtcctcacaaggatagtaaataaacgtgtgtgtgtgtgtgtgtgtgtgtgtgtgtgtgtgtgtgtgtgtgtgtgttggcaagGCATTTGTTGTCTTTGAACTCAATTGGAAATTGACACCTTGGAAAAACGGGGAGCCACCAGTAACCTCCCACCAAACATTTTCCATAACCTCAGATGGGCAAAATTCATGCTACGACTTTCAAACTGTTATTGCTTTGGCCACTTCAAACTTTAACAAACACATATAAAAAAAAGATGTGCATTTTATTCCTAAAGACTGGTTTGCCAAACATCTTTTATAGTGAGGTGATTGATTCCAGACCCAAGTCCTATATGCGAAAGGGACGAAGGAGATCCAAAACATGTGCGGCGTGTGGCACTTGTTTACGTGCCTTCAATCATGTTGACAGAAAGAACCAGAAATGGCCAAAAGGGTTGTTATGGTTTGGGTCAAGGATTTGACTCGAAGAGGAATATCCGTCAAATTTACTGACAATCACAGAGAGTTAGATATCAGGTGTACTGATACAGTGCCGATGCATTTGCAGAAAATATCTGCTCACTAGTGTTTCCCTTCTTGGACAGATGGCAGGCAGAGTGATGTGAGGTCTAATCAAGACAACAAAACAGGTGTGAAACAGACCACACATTCTCCATGGCAAAGGATGATGAAAaattgtgtgtgattgagtgcggGAGAGTATAAGCTAAGAGAATGAATAGAAGTTAATTTAAATGTTAGTAAGGTAgacgcaaaaaaaaagaaaagcatcaGTGTCACTGCTGATTTGATATGTAGCCTGAATGACTGAGGGTGTGTAAAACGTGCACCGACACGAACTCGCTCAATAAGTCATTTTGGATCAGTCAAGAATAAATCAGCAATGTATGAGCAGGGACGCATGAGCTGCTTCCATTCATTACTCTGTCACAATAAAAGGATATCTAATTGAATAAAGCTGGAGGTCAAGAATTGAAAGACAATACACATTAtagccaaaagtatatggacactaCATGCTTGAAATGGTTATGTatgtgaccatcacacccatatgtgaacCTTCCACAAAACACAATTGCACATTATGTCTTTGTATGTTGTAGCATTACACTTTACAATTTCCTGTTCCAGCATCACATTTCCCccgtgcacaaagtgaggtccatgaggACAAAATCTGCCAAGGATGgaatggaagaactcgagtgtcccgaACAGAGCCGTGACCTCAACCTGTTTAGTATGACCACCTTTGGGATGACTGCATCCCAGGGCTCttcgcctgacctcactaatgcactAATGCTGAACGATGACAAATCCCCAAAGCCATGCTCAAAGCCTTTCCAGAAGGGTGGCGCTCATTATAACAGTAAAGGGGATTCAATCTTTAATAGTATATTCAACAAGGACATatgaggtgtccacaaacttttggccatctaGTGTAGATAGACAGATACAGAGTACATTAATGAAATATACTCCAGCCCTTTTTATATTATACTATCTGCTGTGAAAGACTTGTTAAAGCCATTTAGCGTCCCTCGTAAGTCCATGGATAAGGGGCTCTTAACTCTGAGGCTTAACCAATCAAGAGCAAAGTCCTTCAGATCACTGCTTAAGCACTGAGGAAACAGCAGCTCTCACTCAAAAGATTTTGCCCGTAATGAAGCATGCAGGAGACAATCTCCAACGAGAGAATAATACTCCATTTTAAGACAGGCCTGTGGTTTCCTCATAAACTCTTGCATCATGACCACAATCACTTACCTCATCTTGTTTCATATTTTTgagtatgttaaaaaaaaactaaacccCAGATAGCACTCAGCCTTATTGACTCAGTGCTCAAAGTAACTGAAAATTACAAATCTAACGTATTTACATTCAATGTCATATAGCTACCATAAAATGCACTTCAtgaaaaaaagtgtcaaaaacAAGACAGTATTTTGAGAACCTAAAGCTTAATTAATCTCAGAAATCATTGTATGACTTATGTTTGATTCGTCTATTGGTGGTTAATGCCCTCTCGTAGCACACATTGCTATCAGGTATTGCATAAAAGTATAGCACAGTTTTAGTGTAAAGGTATATATacctaaaaaaaattttttttatatatatatatatatatatatagtgcaggTTTAACTAAGTAttttagaagtttttttttttgggggggggcacacaAAACGGTGCAGAAAACCATCACTGGGGATGAAGTGAAAGATTGGCATCTGACCTGTTGTGTTTTCGTGTTTTCTCTCAGCTTGGCTTTGACTGGCGGGTCTTGGAGCGTGAGCAAATGACATATTAATAGATGATGTTTTGCCAAATGTAGAAATCcaaattcaataataataataataataataataataataataaagttatcagcaattaaataaaataaattaacatTTCAGTCCATATGAAATAAATAAGGGCTTTTAAATGCTGCTCACACTCAGTGCAAAAAAGTTCTTAAAGTTgtacaaaaagataaaacaacagataaaacaacaacaacaacaaccaatgCTCATACCAGCTCTTTCAGTCGCATatacctataataataataataataataataataataataataataattattattattattatctatccATTTCTTGTTGATAATCACATTTCCCGCAAGCACAGAACCTAAGTAGCACAATGTGAAAAGACAGGACTGGCAAATGTCAGATGTTTAGTGACCATTTAGGTCGACATCACATCAGAGCCTGTCTTCCAGGTTTGTTGCACCTGACCTGTATTAACCTCTATTGTTTCTCTGTGGTAAGACACCACGTTTGATCGCACACGTCCGCTCTTTGCTCCTCACACTTATAATGCCGTATGCGTTTAATTCATTTGTACAGACTTCCACAGTTACTGGATAACAATGTTCAGGAATCTTTCCAACTCAGGAACATAAAGGTGCACAAGAAATCCAAAACAACAATAACGCAACAAAAACTAAACGGTAAATTCCtcactgcaggacaggtgcttatTGAGAAATTTCAGATACAAATGTCCAAAGAAAAACTTTCTCCTTTAGTCGAACCCCAGCTTCAggttttcctttttttcccccttcaaaTTTGAGCACCATAAGAAGTTGCACAATTGATAAATCAAGTCcagactgtgtctgtctgtctttttgttGTGTATATTTGTGTCATGCTCatacctgtgtctgtgtgaggcCCAGTTTGGCTGCCAGGTCTGCTCTCTCGGGCAGGGCAAGGTATTGAGTCTGCTGGAAGCGCTGATGCAGTGCTGCGAGCTGTAAACTTGAGTAGATTGTGCGTGGTTTGCGCATCTTCTTCCCTTTACCACTCACACGGATCTCTCCGTTCTCAATCACTGGCTGCTTCTCgtgatcttaaaaaaaaaacaccacacaacaAAGGATGTGTTAAAATAATATAGCAGACCTCACCATAATGTATGATCGTCCATGGTGATATTAGGCCTATAAAATCATTCATACTACCACATTATGCATATAGTGGGCTATAAAACCTTTTTAAAATGCCTCCTTTTAAATGGTACCTATTACTGCCATACGTCTGACATTTAAACCCAACACTGTTTACCAGAGATGCAATAAAACCTTCCATACACTTAAAATAAATGACCTGAAAATGTAGCCTATATGCTTATtaccatttgattgacacatcAGTAGCCTTTTCCTTTCCCTTTCATTCAGAAAGATTAAATGACCTAACTGcatttttgtatctcagactataactctctctctccaacACCGACAGTGAACGAGTTATTCTATTAGACCATACTGACAGTCTTATTACGCTGCCCTCAGTAACTCCACACACTCGGTTGTATTAAAGTATCAATAAAGGTTTTCTCATTACTAGGGCTTGTGAGTAtcagaataataaataaataaataaataaataaaaataaagcacgCAAAAAAAAATATGAGAAATTTTCAGCAATTTCAGTCACTTGCCTTCATTTAGGTTTCTGTAGCTAAGCAAACTACACATATAGACCTACTAATGACCTAGAGACCAAACCAAAACTACAGACAACGCAGGATAATATTTACATGTAAAACatgaccataataataataataataataataataataataataatgaaacaaAAACCTTGTTAAGTTATATGAACTTATTTCTTCTCTTTCATTCCAATTGTCGTGACAAGTTTTGGATGTTGAATTAAAGTTTATAAATGTTCAAAAATGAAATTTAAAGTAATTCGTTGTCCTGATTACTTGTGAGTTGAAGCAAAGCTGATGTTCAAGGTGAGTTTACTCAAGTTTTTTTAAAGCTGCAATGAACTTTGGTTGCTAAGTTTAACCAACTTGAAATttccatcaataataataataataataataataataatacaactattactactactactactgataataatacaacaacaactactactactactacaacaataataataataataataataataataaaactacaataacaacaactactactactaaaataataataataataataataataataataataataataataaaactacaataacaacaactactactactataataataataataataataataataataataataataataataaaactactactactactactactactactactactactaataataataataatatttttttttttacacataaaTGATTTATTTAATCAGGAAACTCTCCTAACAAAGCCAGTGTGCAGTATCAGTATGAATTAGTGGGTATTAGTGATAATAATCACCCCTTAACCTCATCGCGGGAAAGTGCGACCAATGAAATTCATTCAAATTAATTAAAGCCACCAAGGGCACTCAGTTAAAATATGCTGGATTATTAATATCAGACCATCTGACCTGCTATATCGAGATACTGAAAAGAATCAGACAATGTGCATTTTCAGTTCAGGGAGTGAAATGAATATTATAGCAAAGCCTTGATTCTATTCATCTCACACACAGGAGTCAGACTACTCAGGGTTAAATACATCCAACTCCATAACACTGCACATGCTCATttcattatgaatgaatgaatgaatgcataatattttaaattaaattaaattaaattaaattaaattaaattaaattaaattaaattaaattaaattaaattaaattaaaacccGTCTTTGACTGAATGATATGATGTATCAGCATCATTTTAGCCTGTAAAACTTTTCTCCATGAGGAGATCTTCTCATGTGCTGAGATTAAGAGCCCAGGCAGGTTCGGGTCGCAGCAGGAGTGGATGGAGGGGAGAGGCTGGTGGTTCAGAGCGCACTCACCGGTCTCGTCATTCCTCGCGTGGCTCAGCGGGCTCCTGTAGCTGCCCCCCTGTTGGTAGGGTAGATAAGCGGGAGCGGGTGCAGGAGCGCTGAGCGCGGGCGGGTAGCTGTAACCGAGCGGCCCGCTGTAGTGGCACGCGCCGGAGTGGAAGGGACTCTCGTGCTGCGGGTGTCCGCCCGGGTGCAGCCCGTGTGTGGGGTAAACGTTAGTCGAGAGTCCCGAGAAGTGCTGCTGGCTGGCGGGGATCCCGTGGCCGAGCCCTAAAAACGCCGATTTGGACGCATCCGCAGAACCCAAGCCGTCAGGAGCGAAACTCATAGACATCATTGGGAGCGGCGGCCATAAAACTGACGGACAGCGGCAAAGTTTGTTGGCCGGTAAGAGCGCGAGCGCCAAAGCGTCAATCTAATCCATTCCGAGGATTCCGGAATAACGACTTCGGCGAACCGGGAACCGAACCGCGACTTttccgcgcacacacacacacacacacacaaaaaaaaaaaaaaaaaaaagaaaaaaaaaagaaaagtgcagGAAATGTATTTCGGAATGAATAGAAACGAAACGAAGAGGTAAAACTGAGTGTTCTTTCTTAAATCTTGATCAAATCCGCCCAACATATGAACACACActcgctcatacacacacacacacacacacacacacacacacacacgcgcgcgcgcgcagttCCGGAGTGTGTCCGTGTCAGAGCGCCGCGGGAGCGCGCGAGCTGATTGGCTTCCAGTGCGCGCGATGTCACGCGACCCAAGGGAGCAGCTCATTAAGTTCATGAAGTGTGTGATAGaaaggtgacacacacacacacacacacactgataccgGCGCTCACTGCACCAGGATCTCAGAAATCAACAGGAAGATAAAATAATATTAACATCAAGCCGATGAAATAATTTAAACATAACCTTTAGGAATGAATAAACACAGGCTATAATtatggttttatttttatttctatttttgtttGGGCGTTATAGGGATCAACATTGGAGAATTTGTTACTTTAAAATGTTCAGCaactataaataataaaaatttgaACTTGAAATAATTTTTAACCTAATTATTATTAAACtgaagcctaataataataatttaatatttattcaatagcctataaatataaaataaataaaattcacaaAAAAAGTTTGTTCCTTTCCTGACAGATAAATGTCATAGAAATGAACATTGCTACAAACCCTATAGCAAagtgtgtatagatagatagatagatagatagatagatagatagatagatagatagatagatagatagatagatagatagatagagtgcagACAATTTAGCTAGGCTATAAAACTACAGGCTATAATAATATAAACACAGACTATTACACTACGTCCATGATAAATTCTTCTCTTTGCATTACCCGTTTATTATCTCTTTCTTATTTTAAAAACCTGTTTATTATGGTTGTTCATTTTTATTGCATGCCATTACACAGAAAATTAATGTTGAGAGAAACACAAAAGCTTTACACACTGCTTTTCTGATATAAACTTTACAGTAAAGCCATCAGTGCTGATTTTTAAAACAGTGTATAAACAAAGTAACCCTGAACCAGTTTGACCTTGAAACATATTGAGTAAGAGAATGTGCTCTCTGAAGAAGAAAAATCAACATTCTATAGATTTAGTGAGCTACCCAGAGGCCAATCCTGCAGCTTCTGAAAGTGGACTAAAGAATCCAGTTTAAGCTTCACGGCTAGGCCTTAAGAATGAACGTTTAACCACccgtgttttttttcctttgcctTAGAGCAAAAAACATGAGTTATAGCCACTAAGAGAAATGCTGTGGCTGGGGATTTCTGTAGAACAGTGACACTGGTATAGCCAAGTACATCTACCTTTTACTATGGATCAAAATGCACATAGACTCCAGGAAATGGGTGAGAAATAAAGGCCCTGTAATGCATTCTATTGAGCACACCAGCATTATACATTTGCCACACTTAGATGAATTTGAGACATTTACAGTAAATCTACAGGCCAGCTATGTAGGAGTATGTCATTAGAAAAGTTGTATAGTCACACAAACATGTGCAGTGATGAAgaaacaactgtctgcgaaacttTCATTTAAGGACTGACATCTTTAACTACAGGTCTTTACTTTAGACCTCTTATATATTATGTCAGTAACAGGTCAAACAGGAGTggcaaatagatagatagatagatagatagatagatagatagatagatagatagatagatagatagaaacacACAACATAAGAACAGGCTCTCCAACATTATTATGTTGTAAAAAATGTAATATAAATTAATGAGGAAATACAAAATTAATTTATAATCTATCTGTCGACTGAGAGGTCTTTTTTGAAAGATGGGCTTTTCACaagtatgcataataataataataataataataataataataattattattattattattattattattattattaaataaatcaGGTTGTCTgctattaaaaacaaataatgAACATAAAAACACAACATTAGCTTAAATAACCAATATGTTAAAAAGTAACGTATGTGAATAAAAtgtcagatacattccattctaCACTATCTTTACCATTACCTCCCTTCTGACAAGTTTCACCAAAAAGCTCTCAGAAGAGAACAGCAAGCTGTCAGTGGTGCCTTTCTTGCTCCTTTATGCACTGGCATGCGGTTTAATCATTTCTGTCACAGTCCTCCATAGCAGGGTGAAgcacaaacatccatccatccatccatccatccatccatccatctatctatctatctatctatctatctatctatctatctatctatctatctatctatctatctatctatctatctaacaacACTGGATGAAAGAGGAAATTTGATGTAATAAATCAAAAATTACTGATGAGGGGTGATTATTTGGCTCTAATGCTTAAAAATGCTCTAAAAAGATAACCATTGAATGAAATTTGCAATGAATGCAAGAAACACATCTCTTTTATTTTAGTTCAGAGATCATTTCACAGATTTTAAACCATGCagttgccgccccccccccccacacacacacacatgcacacactaggGCATCTCAaataatttgaatattgtgaaaaagttcaatattttccatcagttattaagAAAGTGAATATTGAATATATTctcgactcattacatgtaaattaaaatgtttcaagcatttttctattttaaatttGATAATTGTGGCCTACAGtactaaaaaaattaaaaatccagtAGCTCAAAATAATAGAatctttcatttcgagtttgattaAAACAGTATAAATTCTGTGTATCTCTTGGCCTAGTTCAATATACGCAAccccaatcatggggaagactgctgacttgacagttgcccAGAATATGAtcgtcaacaccctccacaaggagggtaagccacagaaggtcattgctgaaaaggttggctggaaaaggtgcacaagcaagagggatgactgcagccttgagaggattgtaaataaaagtcaattcaagaacttggaagagcttcacaaagagtggactgaggctgctgtcagtgcatcaagagccaccacatacagatgtcttcaggaaagggactacaactgtcacattcctaatatcaagccactcctgaaccagagacaatgtcagaagcatcttacctgggctaagaaaagaaagaactggactgttgcttagAATcccaggtgtttgaagtccagtgtgaagtttctgtagtctgtgatgatttggggtgccatgtcatctgctgctgttggtccactgtgttttatctagtccaaagtcaatgcagccatcgacgaggagattttagagcacttcatgcttccatctgctgacaa
Above is a genomic segment from Neoarius graeffei isolate fNeoGra1 chromosome 14, fNeoGra1.pri, whole genome shotgun sequence containing:
- the dlx4b gene encoding homeobox protein Dlx4b — its product is MMSMSFAPDGLGSADASKSAFLGLGHGIPASQQHFSGLSTNVYPTHGLHPGGHPQHESPFHSGACHYSGPLGYSYPPALSAPAPAPAYLPYQQGGSYRSPLSHARNDETDHEKQPVIENGEIRVSGKGKKMRKPRTIYSSLQLAALHQRFQQTQYLALPERADLAAKLGLTQTQVKIWFQNKRSKYKKIMKHGPTGPEGELQAARMHAQSPCSPVLPALWDAPMAGKSAHTHPGGYMNSFGQWYPSSQDTLPRPHMM